One Pseudomonas tolaasii NCPPB 2192 genomic window carries:
- a CDS encoding TetR/AcrR family transcriptional regulator translates to MDEQKALRVMRTMVEGGQLTDPDSARGKLLQTAAHLFRNKGFERTTVRDLASAVGIQSGSIFHHFKSKDEILRAVMEETIHYNTAMMRASLEEATNVRERVLALIRCELQSIMGGSGEAMAVLVYEWRSLSAEGQAQVLALRDVYEQIWLQVLGEARAAGYIRGDVFITRRFLTGALSWTTTWFRAEGSLTLEQLAEEALLMVLKAD, encoded by the coding sequence ATGGATGAGCAAAAAGCCCTGCGGGTGATGCGCACCATGGTCGAAGGCGGCCAGTTGACCGACCCCGACAGTGCCCGGGGCAAGTTGCTGCAAACCGCGGCTCACCTGTTTCGCAACAAGGGTTTTGAGCGCACCACCGTGCGTGACCTGGCCAGCGCCGTGGGCATTCAGTCGGGCAGTATCTTTCATCACTTCAAGAGCAAGGACGAGATCCTGCGTGCGGTGATGGAAGAAACCATCCATTACAACACCGCCATGATGCGCGCCTCGCTGGAAGAGGCAACCAATGTGCGCGAGCGCGTGCTGGCGCTGATTCGCTGCGAATTGCAGTCGATCATGGGCGGCAGCGGCGAGGCGATGGCGGTGCTGGTGTACGAGTGGCGCTCGTTGTCGGCCGAAGGCCAGGCCCAGGTGCTGGCACTGCGTGATGTGTATGAGCAGATCTGGCTGCAGGTGCTGGGCGAGGCCAGGGCGGCCGGTTACATCCGTGGCGACGTGTTTATCACCCGGCGTTTTTTGACAGGTGCGCTGTCCTGGACCACTACCTGGTTCCGCGCCGAAGGCAGTCTGACCCTGGAACAATTGGCCGAAGAAGCCTTGTTGATGGTGCTCAAGGCCGACTAA
- a CDS encoding substrate-binding periplasmic protein, which produces MLSPWRLAAGLTLWALGTAYGLPASAAQLVRIGAAHFPPYTVRPEQGADTGLLPQLVEALNAEQTDYQFVLVPTSIPRRFRDFEQGRVDMAIFENPNWGWQGIPHTSVDMGLEDAEIFVAQREPGRDQSYFADLTGKRLAVFSGYHYAFANFNPDPKNMAEHFNATLTYSHDSNLLMVARGRADIALVTRSYLSDFMVRNADLAGQFLVSERIDQIYHHFALLRPKAPISGPTFAGLLKGLRDNGQMLKIFEPYRIDVTTVPASP; this is translated from the coding sequence ATGTTATCGCCATGGCGACTGGCTGCAGGACTGACTTTATGGGCACTGGGCACTGCATACGGGTTGCCGGCTTCGGCTGCGCAACTGGTCAGGATAGGCGCCGCGCACTTTCCGCCCTACACCGTACGTCCCGAGCAAGGGGCCGACACGGGCTTGCTGCCGCAACTGGTGGAAGCCCTGAATGCCGAGCAGACCGACTACCAATTCGTGCTGGTGCCCACCTCGATCCCGCGTCGTTTTCGTGACTTCGAGCAGGGCCGGGTCGACATGGCGATCTTCGAAAACCCCAATTGGGGCTGGCAAGGCATTCCCCACACCAGCGTCGACATGGGCCTGGAAGACGCGGAAATTTTCGTCGCCCAGCGTGAGCCCGGCCGCGATCAAAGCTACTTCGCCGACCTGACCGGCAAGCGCCTCGCCGTGTTCAGCGGCTATCACTATGCGTTCGCCAACTTCAATCCCGACCCGAAAAACATGGCCGAGCACTTCAACGCCACGTTGACCTACTCCCACGACAGCAACCTGTTGATGGTGGCACGCGGGCGCGCCGATATCGCGCTGGTCACCCGTTCGTACCTGAGCGACTTCATGGTGCGCAATGCGGATTTGGCCGGGCAATTCCTGGTGTCGGAGCGCATCGACCAGATCTATCATCACTTCGCCTTGCTCAGGCCGAAGGCGCCGATCAGCGGCCCGACGTTCGCCGGGTTGCTCAAGGGGCTGCGGGACAATGGCCAGATGCTGAAAATCTTCGAACCCTACCGTATTGACGTCACGACGGTCCCCGCGTCGCCCTGA
- a CDS encoding GNAT family N-acetyltransferase, with the protein MNDLSALPLPAGPALNADETDSRLSLTLEGQPLIRLRLERGDELQVHLQEANSVANARALWSACYWLFAREPARQRVIWHLEHAPEDALRSGLLVATETPGQFRCERTLFWQLPQPWLGQSFSGSYPQQMVISAGKRHPTRAPKPRGEVYRRFDARLGAWVSLRTVEIDVDLARFNRWQNSTRVANFWQETGSLEQHREYLDKLDADPHTLTLIGCFDDEPFAYFEAYWAKEDRIAPFYDAGDYDRGIHMLVGEEHHRGPHKVASWLSALVHYLFLDDPRTQRVVAEPRADNAKMIGHMHNQCFHCEKEFDFPHKRAALMILGRERFFERCGLV; encoded by the coding sequence ATGAATGATTTATCTGCCCTGCCATTGCCGGCCGGGCCTGCCCTGAATGCCGATGAAACCGACAGCCGCCTGAGCCTGACCCTCGAAGGCCAGCCGCTGATTCGCCTGCGTCTGGAACGCGGCGATGAACTGCAGGTGCATTTGCAGGAGGCCAACAGCGTCGCCAACGCCCGCGCGTTGTGGAGCGCCTGTTACTGGTTGTTCGCCAGGGAGCCGGCGCGCCAGCGTGTGATCTGGCACCTGGAGCATGCGCCGGAAGATGCGCTGCGCAGCGGCTTGCTGGTGGCAACCGAAACGCCGGGGCAATTTCGCTGCGAGCGCACACTGTTCTGGCAACTGCCTCAACCGTGGCTGGGCCAATCCTTCAGCGGCAGTTACCCGCAACAGATGGTCATCAGCGCCGGCAAACGCCACCCGACCCGCGCACCCAAACCGCGCGGCGAGGTCTACCGGCGTTTCGATGCGCGTCTGGGCGCCTGGGTTTCCTTGCGCACCGTTGAAATCGACGTGGACCTGGCTCGCTTCAATCGCTGGCAGAACAGCACCCGCGTGGCGAATTTCTGGCAGGAAACCGGCAGCCTGGAACAGCACCGCGAGTACCTCGACAAGCTCGACGCCGACCCCCACACCCTGACGCTGATCGGATGCTTCGACGACGAGCCGTTTGCCTACTTCGAAGCCTATTGGGCCAAGGAAGACCGCATCGCCCCGTTCTACGACGCGGGTGATTACGATCGTGGCATTCACATGCTGGTGGGCGAAGAGCATCACCGCGGGCCGCACAAGGTTGCCAGCTGGTTGTCGGCGCTGGTGCACTACCTGTTTCTCGACGACCCGCGCACCCAGCGCGTGGTGGCAGAACCTCGTGCCGATAACGCGAAGATGATCGGCCATATGCACAACCAGTGTTTTCACTGCGAAAAGGAATTTGACTTCCCCCACAAGCGCGCGGCGCTGATGATTCTGGGGCGGGAGCGTTTTTTTGAGCGGTGCGGGTTGGTCTGA
- a CDS encoding RNA polymerase factor sigma-70, whose protein sequence is MTEQVSTGRCDSPLLQAFVDNRLILVKIAARITGCRSRAEDVVQDAYFRLQSAPTITSSFKAQLSYLFQIVRNLAIDHYRKQALELKYSGTEEEGLNVVIHGASPETSHINFNTLENIADALTELPQRTRYAFEMYRLHGVPQKDIAKELGVSPTLVNFMIRDALVHCRKVSGSQSDTFARRV, encoded by the coding sequence ATGACGGAACAAGTATCCACAGGCAGGTGCGACTCACCGCTTCTCCAGGCCTTCGTCGACAACCGGCTGATCCTGGTGAAGATCGCGGCACGCATTACCGGCTGTCGCTCCCGCGCTGAAGACGTCGTGCAGGACGCCTATTTCCGGCTGCAATCGGCGCCGACGATCACCTCATCGTTCAAGGCCCAGCTCAGTTACCTGTTCCAGATCGTGCGCAACCTGGCAATCGACCACTACCGCAAGCAGGCCCTGGAACTCAAATACTCCGGCACCGAAGAGGAAGGCTTGAATGTGGTCATCCATGGCGCTTCACCGGAAACCTCCCACATCAACTTCAACACCCTGGAAAACATCGCCGACGCCCTGACGGAGCTGCCCCAGCGCACCCGCTACGCCTTCGAGATGTACCGCCTGCACGGCGTGCCGCAAAAGGACATCGCCAAGGAACTCGGCGTGTCACCGACCCTGGTGAACTTCATGATTCGGGATGCGCTGGTGCACTGCCGCAAGGTGTCGGGCAGCCAGAGCGATACGTTTGCACGGCGGGTTTGA
- a CDS encoding thioesterase II family protein: MSAPTRLRLFCLPYSGASAMVYARWRRVLPEWLQVCPLELPGRGMRMDEPLQRDIKALAVQLAGEISHELNGPYAVFGHSLGGLLGFELVHALRERGLPAPLALFASGTAGPACRDVSEYAVEKTDEQLIARLRELKGTTEEALADPELMQLMLPILRADFLLCGSFNYGERAPLDVPIHVFGGKQDSVRADQLLDWQADAASGFSLDLFDGHHFFLVQHESAVLRCLRRYADEHLARWRNGAARSLVAG; this comes from the coding sequence ATGAGTGCGCCGACCCGATTGCGTCTGTTTTGCCTGCCTTACTCGGGGGCCAGTGCCATGGTGTATGCACGCTGGCGCCGGGTTTTACCCGAATGGTTGCAGGTGTGCCCGCTGGAATTGCCGGGGCGCGGCATGCGCATGGACGAGCCCTTGCAGCGCGACATCAAAGCACTGGCGGTGCAGCTGGCCGGCGAAATCAGCCATGAGCTGAACGGCCCGTATGCCGTGTTCGGTCACAGCCTCGGCGGCCTGCTGGGGTTTGAATTGGTGCATGCCTTGCGCGAGCGTGGCCTGCCTGCGCCATTGGCGTTGTTCGCCTCCGGTACTGCCGGCCCGGCCTGCCGTGATGTCAGCGAATACGCCGTCGAAAAGACTGACGAGCAACTGATCGCCCGCCTGCGCGAGCTCAAGGGCACCACCGAAGAGGCTCTGGCCGACCCCGAATTGATGCAACTGATGCTGCCGATCCTGCGTGCCGACTTCCTGTTGTGCGGCAGTTTCAACTATGGCGAACGAGCGCCGTTGGACGTGCCGATCCACGTATTCGGCGGCAAGCAAGACAGCGTGCGCGCCGACCAGTTGCTCGACTGGCAGGCCGATGCGGCCAGTGGATTTTCCCTGGACCTGTTTGACGGCCACCACTTCTTTCTCGTGCAGCACGAAAGCGCGGTATTGCGCTGCCTGCGCCGCTATGCCGACGAACACCTGGCCCGCTGGCGCAATGGCGCGGCGCGGTCCCTGGTCGCCGGCTGA